In Candidatus Zymogenus saltonus, the sequence AGGATTATTAGACTTAAATTTTCGGATAAATTTAATTTCCTTTTTCGTAACCTCCATACGAGATGCAGATTCAGATTCCCAAAGGATTTCTTTACGAATTGTAAAATCGCGTCGCTGTTCACGAGTAAAATCTTTTTCTATTAGTCTACTTAAAGCACTGCCGAAATAATTGATACTGTCTGTTCGGTCTTGTCCAATATATATTTTGCCATTGGGATATGTGATTTTATATATGACATTCATTTGTTTTAATAATTATAAGTGTCGATAATCAATAGGCAAAAAAGTATTAAAATATGAAATTCCTAAAGAGCCTCATTTTACGCCACCCAACACTCCATTAAGCCGCCATCCCACCCGCAGATAACTTACGCCTCTTACCGTTTTTTCATACAACCTACTTTACACTGTCACCCGTTTTCACCACGCCCACTGCCATTGACAACGCCCACCGCCATGTACTAACCGATCCTTCCGCCGCCAACCCCCTGAATCCCTCATCCTCCCTCTTGCTACTTCCCAACCACACTTAACAAATGAAAGCTTTTAGTCAAAGTTCCTAAAAAACCCCTACGCTCATTAATCTGCTGAATCGGGGTTGATTCTTACGGCGGTTTCATGTTCCCATGAATCGCCGTCCGATATGGGCTCGTAGTCATCGAACCAGTAAGCCTTCGGATTGCTTCTGCACATGATGAGGCGGTTGTAATCGTCCGGATTCACCGCCTGGTGATATTTGAAATATGTATATCCATCCCTCATCCCGACGACCTCGACCTTTCCCGTATCGTGGGACATGATGTATCTCGAACGCTTCGCAAGGCCGGATACGTGGGATTTAGCCTCCTCGAAAACCTCGAACGCCCGCTCGACCTCCACTGCGTACATCTCGTTTCCAATAACGGGTCTGCACTGGAAGATATAGTACGGCGGGACGCCCACATAAGAGAGAACCCTGAAGAGCTCCGCGAGGGTTTCGGGATCGTCGTTGACGCCCTTAATCATAGGGGTTTGATTTACGGTAAGGGCGCCGGCTCTCTTCAGCATGTTCAGGGAGTCTATCGATTCCTCCGTCAATTCCCTTGGATGGTTGAAGTGGACCATCATGTATATTTTCTTGTCTTTTGTGCTGTATTTACTGATCATCTCAAGGAGGGACGGGTCTTGGGTGATTCTCATAGGGTAAAAGGCGGGCATCTTTGACCCGATCCTGATGATCTTGACATGGTCTATCTCTCTGATCTGCCTGACGATGTTTCCGAGCTTTGGCGTGGAGAGCAGGAGAGGGTCGCCCCCGGTAAGAAGGACGTTTGTGATCTCCGGGTGATTGCGGATATATTCCAAGCCCTTGCTTACGTCCCTGACGACCTCCTCGTTGCCGCCGATGAAAAGGCGCTTCCTGAAGCAGAAGCGGCAGAATCCCCCGCAGATGTCGTTGACCAGCAGGAGCACCGTGGGGGTGTATTTGTGCTGAAGTCCAGGGGCCACCGTATATTGCTCCTCGTGGGAGGCGTCCAGCGTTCCCCAGTCCGTAAGCTCATCGAGATCGGGTATTATGATGCGGCGGATTGTATCTTTGGGATCTT encodes:
- a CDS encoding KamA family radical SAM protein; amino-acid sequence: MKPKYITKINRVEGLSPTERENLTKVTDKFQFRANEYYLSLIDFKDPKDTIRRIIIPDLDELTDWGTLDASHEEQYTVAPGLQHKYTPTVLLLVNDICGGFCRFCFRKRLFIGGNEEVVRDVSKGLEYIRNHPEITNVLLTGGDPLLLSTPKLGNIVRQIREIDHVKIIRIGSKMPAFYPMRITQDPSLLEMISKYSTKDKKIYMMVHFNHPRELTEESIDSLNMLKRAGALTVNQTPMIKGVNDDPETLAELFRVLSYVGVPPYYIFQCRPVIGNEMYAVEVERAFEVFEEAKSHVSGLAKRSRYIMSHDTGKVEVVGMRDGYTYFKYHQAVNPDDYNRLIMCRSNPKAYWFDDYEPISDGDSWEHETAVRINPDSAD